GTTTTGAGGCTGACATTTTTGGCATTgagccaagcttcttctccaatctcaaattctGTTGGGTTTCCTTCTTCCCTGTTCACCAGTTGCTGTTTGGATTGCCGGAGGGCAGACTCTACTTCCTTCCACTGTATTTCCATTGTTTGAGCAAGGTCAttggcttctgggacatctgttggtacaTTGGATGGGGTTGGAGTgggtgttatggatatgacatttcttcattaatctgtacttattttatgaattacactagtaatcttacagtaaacaaatgagataaagatgcgaactaaggttttcaaggtccctctatctaatagtgaccttcacaaaacctataaacctcaggaataccctcaatatgcgatgccttttgcatatatgctgttttctcactcatttaaatatatataaattcagctgagtagataaacagtagctaccaatatttctcttgtttgtagtattcattattcaagattctatcttgtggctacacacagaaatattcagggtcccccctgttgcataggcaagtgctccagcgcttaatcagcgcttaagcgccaacgcactaaatgcgccttttctccatcacctgggcattccacactgccgaatcacttgcgcttaggtgcgcctgtttgcgcgctccagaacgctgggtcaaactaccaaaacggacaacatttggcagagttatgccccatttactgtaagtacccaatgcagcggtatcttacctttgggactgtttactccaagggtgaaacacttagcctggGGACATCTATGGACcaacacaggtaaatactgccttggggcaaacaatgccttggggcagatattaggatctgttgtttgtttactatgtaccaaagtattggctcactcaagtgtttcagttgccacatgtacctcctgtaccccctcttggtatcaatcatgtatatacttgtttgtgcaccttctcagggtataaaagcaccctgtgaagacgcttctaatgcatccatttatccactcttatatattgacatatacacacaagcctttaacagcttatctgcacatttactttagtgattgactcactgtaaatagcataggaggttatttggcacactaagaccataggccagtcccaacagacacagggtaacctattagagtacttactgcaaccctgtgccccttgactgtcacagttgttgagttcaacattgagtatagtgcaacaatactgtaaggattgttgtgattgagtgatagtgtttcaatccactataccccttatattgtagatagctttatctacaatatctcataaatcctagatatattttaggtaaaccccataagtcttaagtcttacttaagcatctataagtcctatacttattaggcaactcctataaatcctgtacattagtcaggtaaccctcttacttaaggtactatcccagagaccttaagtatccatacccttagtcacttaggcttaagtagcATTAGTctgaggtactatacataatcaaccacctgcatgttgtgcaccactgtaaggtgggcacacactggtggagttgggcgcttaaggctgtactactacaagcaatacgtacgtaatctaactaacaaGGCTGAACTActtccgcttaaggcagattactactactaactaatgcaagggggccttaggcctagaggtgtggtgagttaaggggtGGTAAGCGTctgagtactactgggggcctgctacttagctggctgactaatcctcctcaatgaatatgagacaaggtaaaattgacttggtgtttctaagcaattttcctgctgtatatatagacaaagcgcactatctacatggtctgtgcgcgtgagagaaagaagtacagaagacaaaatgagaagcatgctgcgggctgcgcagaagcgtggatttcttctaggcgcccttggcacggcatcttggcgcggcatcttggcataataagcgccaagatcacgtgattgaaaaacaaaagatattgagtctgtaaaaaatagtaaaaataatagaaaattcgtccaattctaatggtaaaAATAAGGAGTTTGTAACACTACACTTCATAgttgtcgtagacacacttgataccagggaatttattcccattttctcaaatttaaacaaagactaACGggcaacatttttgatcacgtgacttcggcgcttatatcatacgctaagcgccgagccacgtccccatccgcacttacctcagcatacgtagccacctccacctgatgacatcattatgacacgtcagtgacacgtaggcatgagtaaggccgactacggagcggggttcttatttgatacggtattgcatataaatgtatttgtaattagatagctctgtaatatataaggaggccaatcaaccatggtaacacccaggtcaattacctcttgttgcatccctcaactgtacgaggccttaggccagtaattACTAGGTTCTCCCACTTGTActcgttgccttaagcggcttcctcattgtagatacatagcttgccatcgccattagggctttggacattgtacttagatagttagtcgttgtaggtagcctccctcaccgccttaagcggtcacCACTTAGctctatacggccacaagcgcccgctacctagacaacccctacggacgtctaggacactaggtaatcgaccttaagtcggttgcaaaccgtgcccacaaAGCACCACCTACTCAGtttcaacaaacaagaaggtcccctgtactagcacaagggaaatcacctgatcgggcttgccttttgctattaataatcaaactagcgtcggccccaggtagtaccgaattgctataaggcagacggatcccGATCGTCCGCttaccaccggtcaccgcaccctttgtcagcggagctagtcagcagatccacccgcttgcagaaaacccgttccacatcacgcccgtacatggcagttgattggtcaatagggactgtccaacgctaggcggttgacgcaagctcttagcgccagtacaataaagcgccccataagtcctgatataggcacccttggctacacaAGCCCCCATTACCACCtactcgcccaccattacgtcacgcaccccctctcgcgcttcctcccgcgcttCCCAACGCGCTACCTCTCACCAAGGCCGTTCCTATCCTcatgaaatggcaacccgctcccggagcaccgcttgtcccccgtcccctctcgatcaaggagagttgggacccgctATTTCGGCAACCGCCGATGAGCCAACAAGTCTCGAACCCAAGGTCTACAGGGAAATATCTCTCGgacaagcaatctcccttatcctgggattgcaaaatcaAATCCTCCAACTCAAGCGGGAACTCGAGGAAACAAAGgaagcaacaaaggaagcccgagactggatgggcgcagtcgatcaagccctcacttgcattgaggctaggggtggagccccccacacaccagaagaccggaaacctccggcagtcaaggccacgcccaggcccctatcCAAGACCAACActtttccagcgcctagtgcgcccctcgtCTCCTGGGCCGTCCCCTCCAAAGCTCCCCCTGCCTTTGCGCAACCAACTCCCGTCCGGGCCCCCCTGCAagtccatactccccctccacctttgcctatccgCCTCCGCTCCCCtcaagtcccacaaccagcggcccctgtagccgctTATCAAACCCCTGTCAAGgtagaccaccctgacgcctatacagggaaaatagggaacaaagcccgccaatggctcacgcggatgttggcatgggtagGTCTGAACCAAAGGATGTTCCCAACTGATCAGGAGGTCCtgtcattcctcctgatgaatatgaaggacgtGGCAGGGGCATGGGCCCACCCCCATcttgaccaactagggtcccacagggccctaaTTCAATTGGTCAACAACTTCAggacggagttcttggctgcattcGGCAACCCGGATGCCACGCAAGCCGCTGagcggcaaatcacccacctcactcagacaggtacctgtgctgagtatattacaaagttcagaaccatcgctatggacctggactggaatgacgccgccctttgtgggcaattcgcacaaggcctccactgggaggtcagccgcctcatcgCCACTCGAGAGCGGCGCCCAACTACCctcctggagctgcagaacgcagccctggtcattgacaacgccctccgcgaggagcgtgccagccacccgcctaagggtaataagtctggaacCTCCtctaccacccccaataggggggcaagtaccggccaacaggccacaagaccagggcgcctctccagcgaccccaactacgtccCCGAGGAGGAGCGcaaccgccgcagggctgaaggcctctgcatcaaatgcggaaAGGCAgggcacaagtttgcggaatgctgcaccggctggaaggccacgcctaaggaggaaggcgtcaagaaagaagccgccaaaattggcaaagagtctggacccgaatcgggaaaagactaagggtacctgctgccgcgcgcaaggaccccaaggactctggtctTGTTTCggaaatatgtaatatatcgAATAGccacaatagaatctcccctcTCTTTACTATTtccatcaaaccagagaaacaagcggaacacttagaagtcctgatagactcaggcgccacctcatccttcTTACACCCCCGTacagcggaactactccgcctccctCTAATAGATCTCCCACAACCAcgtactgttactatgctcgatgggtcgagcccccaggctggaaagatttggaagaaggcccacctaaccttcctatttgatggcaaacgcatgacggaaaccttcctgatCTGCAATACTGGATCACACGCTGCCATCTTAGGAATCAAATGGTTAGAGAACCATAACCCcaaaattgattggaactcgCGCACCCTTTCCTTCCCTCACACGCCCCCGGAACACATAGCCATtgccgaagaagaggaagctgacaagaacccccttgaaggagtaccctccaagtaccatcaatatgcaaaggtatttggggaagaagaattcaataaactcCCTCCTCATAGGCACTACAATATTGGTATTGAACTTACGGAAGAAGGACCCCTGAACTCGCCCCTttacagcatgactgatgccgaatccgccacactcaaggactggctcagggacaagctcaaggctgggaaaatccgccccagtaaatCATCAATCAGCTCcccggttatgtttgtacccaagaaggatggttcccgttgGCTTGTAGTGGATTATTGTTGCCtaaacaattggacaaagaagaacatctacccgttaccccgtcctgatgacctcatggcccagctccgcggcgctaagatcttcaccaagctagacctaagatggggttacaataacgtccgtgTCAAAGAAGgcgacaaatggaaaacggccttccgtaccaaatatggtctatacaaatccctggttatgacttTTGGCTTAACTAACGCTCCCGCaaccttccaacacttcatgaacaaactgttcaaggacctattggatgtatgcgtcatcatttacctcaatgacatcctaatctactcaaaggacGACGCAACCCATACTCAGCACGTCCATGAGGTCCTACAGCGcttaatggagaaccaattgttctgtaaggcatccaagtgcacattccacgtcacatTGGTGGAGTATCTAGGAATAATCGTATTGGACAAGGggttcagcctggataagctcaaaatccaggcagtccaagattggcccacgcccactaaagtcaaggaagtacaatcattcctaggctttgccaacttcctacgccgctttgttgccaatttcagccaTATGGCACAACCCCTACACAACTTGGTTAAAAAGGACACActctggaaatgggaagccaaggaacaggaagcattccaaggactgAAAGATGCcatcacaaacgcccccgTGTTATGCCATGCCGACCCTACCAAACCTTACTTccttgaaacagatgcatctggTGCTGCCCTGGGCTCTATACTTagccaacgccaagaagaTGGACGCCTCCACCCGCTTGGTTTCCTATccaaatcattcaagggagccgagcagaactatgacacacacGATAAGGAGCTCTTAGCGATCATTCGCTcctttgaatattggcgcatattcctggaaggcaccGCACACCCCATCACGGTATTCACAGACCATCgcaacttggaatattggaaggagtccagAACATTCAACCGGCGTCACGCTAGATGGCACCTGTTACTAGCcgggtataacttccaaattgtatacCGCCCTGGGAAACAATCTGGAAAGCCAGACGCACTCTCACGCCGCTTGGACCATGCCAATATACCCCCTGCCaatcaaaccatgctccccaACCCTGTGTTTGCCAATGTAGCTCTAGTCACACCTGAGAAGGAACTCCAGCGTCAAATCGAGGCAGCCTTGGACCAAGACAAGTCTCTGGAGGAGATactccaattcctccaaaacaaatCCAAAGCACCTCCCTCCATCAAAAGGGCATTCAAGGACTACCAGATGGAAGCCGGATTGTTGTTTTACCAAGGACGAATCGTGGTTCCCAATGTTGGCACATTAAGGACGGATCTATTACAGATTTTCCATGACAGTCCACTGGCAGGCCACCCGGGGCAACAACGGACACTGGAATTGGTATCCCAaaactactattggcctggcatccgcgCAGACACCTACTGGCACGTTGACTCTTGCAAAACTTGCCAGCGGATCTGAAAACCTAAATACGCGTCCATCCCCCCTCAACCATTAGAGCTGCCATCACaaccctggcaacatgtgtcatatgacatgatagtagatctGCCCAAGGACGGCAACAATGACtccatcctggtcattgtagacAGCTTTACCAAATACGTGGTCCTGGTTGAATGCTCaaaaaagctcaaggctcTGGAACTGGCAGACCTGTTCCTACGGCACGTTTGGAAACGTTatggcatgcctgaaaaaacAGTATTGGACCAAGGAAGAGTGTTTAACAATaagttcctaagggcactgtaccaacgcctggggatagacccccacttctccttggcctaccacccacagAGTGATGGGCAAACCGAGCGCGTAAACCCTACGGTTGAGCACTTCCTACGGGCCTATTTGGGAATCAACCAGAAGGACTGGGTAaaatggctcccaatggcggagtttgcctatAACAACGCGGTCCATAGCGCCACAGGCAAAACTCCATTCAAGGCACtctacggatgggaaccggCACTCACACCAAGCAACATCccaacagacgtccctgAAGCTGACAATCTAGCCACTCAGATGGAAGCACAGTGGCGGGAAGTAGAAGCGGCACTCCGGCAGTCAAAAACACGCATGACAGccggagaaacaggagaaccagTAACCTTCAAGgttggggaagaagcctggctggacgccaaaaacgtgaagctaaaaaccctgagccccaagctaacggaacaacgtcTAGGACCCTTCAAGGTGACCAAAAAGATCTCTGACCGCGcataccgcctggaactcccgCCGTCCATgaggatccacaatgtcttctatgtgggactacTGTCAAAAGTAAAGAGGGACAATAAACGCACATTTGAGAACCAACCACCGCCAATCACCGTggacggagaagaggaatacgaggTAGAAGGAATCACGGATATGGAAAAAAGGGGCAAAGaatggttttttagggttaaatggaaaggctatggatcagaggagaatacctgggaaccaagggaaaacctcaaaaacgccgaaaaaatcctgaaaaaattcgaaaaagaaatgaaggaaaaggcccttggcgctgccaaggcccttagagggggggcagtgtcgtagacacactcgataccagggaatttattcccattttctcaaatttaaacgaagactaACGggcaacattttcgatcacgtgacttcggcgcttatatcatacgctaagcgccaagccacgtccccatccgcacttacctcagcatacgtagccacctccacctgatgacatcattatgacacgtcagtgacacgtaggcatgagtaaggccaactacggagcggggttcttatttgatacagtattgcatataaatgtatttgtaattagatagctctgtaatatataaggaggccaatcgaccatggtaacacccaggtcgattacctcttgttgcatccctcaactgtacaaggccttaggccagtaattACTAGGTTCTCCCACTTGTActcgttgccttaagcggcttcctcattgtagatacatagcttgccattgccattagggctttggacattgtacttagatagttagtcgttgtaggtagcctccctcaccgccttaagcggtcacCACTTAGctctatacggccacaagcgcccgctacctagacGACCCCTacggatgtctaggacaatagttgctagactatttgttaggagttgttattcctgataacctagcctatattgtgcatatattctgtgcatatattctgattcttaatactagttcttagttactcccatatacattttgtatatagtaattctttcttactcctgtacttacacaactcttaacagtgGGCTCCCACCCATACAAGGCCTTGAACAGGGTTTTGCCTGTGCTATTATGTacagcattgttgtaggcaaactccgccattggaagccatttggtccagtccctttgattGATTCCTGAGtaggccctgaggaagtgttcaatggagGGGTTGACCTGTTCTGTCTGCCCATTGCTTTGAGGATGGTAAGCCAAGGAAAAGTGAGGGTCAATACCAAGGCGCTTGTACAGGGCCTGCAAGAACTTGTTGTTAAAGACCCTTCCTCTGTCAGATACAGTTTTTTCTGGCATGCTGTGACGCTTCCATACATGTTCCAGGAATAGCTCCGCTAACTTGGttgctttgagctttttggagcatttcaCAAATATTCCATACTTTGTAAAGCTGTcaacaatgaccaggattgagttgttatttccgtcctttggtaagtctacaatcatattgtatgacacgtgttgccaggggcATGACAGGAGTTCTAGCGGCTGCAGGGGGATGGATGCGTATCTTGGTTTCCAGATTCTTTGgcaagtttcacaggagtcaaCATGCCAGTACGTATCTgcacggatgccaggccagtagtaatcccttgaTATCAATTCCAGCATACATTGTCTACCCAGGTGGCCGGCCAGagggctgtcatggaagatCCTTAGTAACTCTGTTTGTAAGGTTCCCACATCCAGGACCACAATTCTCCCTTGATAGAATAGTAGACCTGCTTCCATTTGGTAATCCTTGAACGcttgtttgatggatgggggtgcctttgacttgttttggaggaattgtaatatttcctctaaggatttgtcttggtctagggcAGCCTCAATCTGGCGCTGGAGTTCCTTTTTGGGTGTGACTATGGCTATGTTGGCAAATATAGGAGCAGGTAACATGGTCTGGTTGTGTTACAACcctctaacatataccattagaatcggacgatttttctcttatttttagaaTTTTTTCCGAACAGATTATCTTatctttttcaatcacgtgatcttggcgcttattatgccaagatgccgcgccaagatgccgtgccaagggcgcttaggagaaatccacgcttctgcgcagcctgcagcacgcttctcttttcacatatAGTCTTCCAtccacacacgcacagaccacatgtagttagtagttttgcctatatatacagcagggaaattgcttggaaaccccaagttgattttaccttgtctcatatccattgaggagggattagtcagccagctaagtagctggccccagTAGTCaccagaagttaaccccactttactcaccacacctcccaggcctcaggcccctttgtcaacagtagatagtagtagagcgccCTAAGCcctattagtatagcctaagATAGTAGAGTAGATAGACAGTGTCctgtattagttacggccttaagcgcccaccactagcaagtacccaccttacagtggcgtACAACAGGTTGTCAGGGGGAATGTTGGCATGATTGGATCAGCAGGATAGGGCATCCGGTTTACCAGATTGTTTACCAGGGCAgtagacaatttggaagttgtatccaGCTAGTaggaggtgccattgtgtGTGGCAACGGTTAAACGTTctagactccttccagtactctagGTTCCTGTGATTGGTGAACATGGTGATGGGGTGTAGggtcccttccaggaagatttgCCAATACTCAAATGAATGGATAATTGCCAGGAGTTctttgttgtgggtgttgtaattctgtttggcacccttgaatgattccaaCAAGAATCCCAGGGGATGTAAGCAACCGTCCTCCTGACATTGGCTAAGTATGGAACCCAGGGCTGTGCTGGAGGTgtctgtctctaggaagtagggtttggtTGGGTTGGCGTGGCAGAGTACCAGGGTGTTGGTGATGGCTTCCTTCAAGCCTTTGAAGGCTTCTTGCTCCCTAGTGTCCCATCTCCAAGGTGTATCCTTCTTAACCAGATTGTGCAGGGGTCTggctgttatggatatgacatttcttctttaatctgtacttattttattaattacactagtaatctcacagtaaataaatgagataaagatgcgaactaaggttttcaaagtccctctatccaatagtgaccttcacaaaacctacaaacctcaggaatacccttaatatgcaatgccttttgcatatatgctgttttctcactcatttaaatatatataaattcagctgagtagataaacagtaacaagggatatttctcttgtttgtagtacttattattcaagattctatcttgtggctacacacagaaatattcagggtcccccctgttgcataggcaagtgctccggcgcttaatcagctcttaagcgccgatgcactaaatgcgccttttctccatcacccgggcatcccacactgccgaatcgcttgtgcttaggtgcgcatgtttgtgcgctccagaacgctgggtcaaactcccaaaacggacaacatttggctgagttatgccccatttactgtaagtacccaatgcagaggtatcctacctttgggactgtttactccaaggatgaaacacttagcctggggacatctaaggacccacacaggtaaataatgccttggggcaaacattgccttggggcaaatattaggatctattgtttgtttactatgtaccaaagtattggctcactcaagtgtttcagttgccacatgtacctcctgtaccccctcttggtatcaatcatgtatatacttgtttgtgcacctgctcagggtataaaaggaccctgtgaagacgcttctaatgcatccatttatccactcttatatattgacatatacacacaagcctttaacagcttatctgcgcatttactttagtgattgactcactgtaaatagcataggaggttattcagcgcactaagaccataggccagtcccaacagacacagggtaacctattagtgtatgtcctagacgtctgtaaggacgttgagggtgcgggcgcttgtggccgtgtgactaatacagtaggaccgcttaaggcggtgacaagttaccctacaacaacaagctaactaactacaacaaccacacgctataaggcggcggtgagctacgtatgtacagcaaggacaacacttaaggcgtgtagctaagtaacttactgggctgtaaggcccttgtacaatgtgggatgcaacaagaggtaatcaacctgggtgttaccatggtcgattggcctccttatatattctacaggctagctatttacaaatgtTCTATaacaaatactgtatcaaataagaaccctgctctgcagttggtcttactcatgcatacgtgtcactgacgtgtcatagtgatgtcatcaggtggaggtggctacgtgtgctgaggtaagcgcggaaggggatgtggcttggcgcttagcgtatgatataagcgccaaagtcacgtgattgaaaaggttgtccgtttgtctttgtttaaattcgagaaaatgggaataaatcccctggtattgagtgtgtctacaacagtgtacttactgcaaccctgtgccccttgactgtcacagttgttgagttcaacattgagtatagtgcaacaatactgtaaggattgctgtgattgagtgattgtgtttcaatccaccataacccctatattgtagatatctttacctacaatatctcataaatcctagatatattttaggtaaaccccataagtcttaagtcttacttaagcatatataagtcctatacttattaggccaatcctataaatcctgtacattagtcaggtaaccctcttacttaaggtactatcccagagaccttaagtatccatacccttagtcacttaggcttaagtaacattagtctaaggtactatacataaccaaccacctgcacttcatagttgctagactatttgttaggagttgttattcctgataatctagcctatattgtgcatatattctgcgcatatattctgattcttaatactagttcttagttattctcatatacattttgtatatagtaatttattcttactcctgtatttacacaactcttaacaatCCCctaactgtacaaggccttacagccagatccaCTAAGTAGATaccaccttaagcgttgttcccACTGTATATATGTAGCTAACCACCgcccatacggccttggccattgtagttaAGTAGTTAgacattgtagggtagaacttgctgccttaagtggtacATCTGTACTAGTCACatggccataagcgcccgcgcccttgacgtccttgcagacgtctaggacaataacaaattcctcagGGCCTTGTACAAACagctgggaatagacccctaCTTCTTGTTGGCTGTCCTACTGACaaccagctacttagctggcttctgataacCTGTCTTGTGATgatagacaaggtaaaattgacttggggtctccaagcaattttcctgctgtataaatATTACAAGAGACTATCTACaagtggtctgtgcatgtgtgaaaggaagactacatgtgaaaaaggaagcatgctgtgggctgtgcagaagcgtggatttcccctaagcgcccttggcctggcatcttggcacagcatcttggcataataagcaccaagatcatgtgattgaaaaacaacagatatcaagtctgtaagaaatactaaaaatataggaaaaattgtccaaattcaatggtatatgttaagagggtATAAAATTGGCTTACCACCCCTAaagtgatggacaaacagaacaagtaaACCCCTTGATTGAACatttcctcagggcttactcaaGACTtaaccaaagggactgggccaaatggttaccaatggcagaatttgcctacaacaatgcagtACACAGTAGCACAGGTAAAACTCCATTTAAAGCCCCTATACAAATGGGAACCAatgctgtcctagacatccttagGGGCCATCTAGGTAgtgggcacttgtggccatatggaCCGTAGAGAGGACTGCATAAGGCAGTGgtggtgctacctacaatgacaaagctactaactacaatgaccacacaCTATAAGGTGGCAGcaactatgtaagtacag
The window above is part of the Rhizoctonia solani chromosome 7, complete sequence genome. Proteins encoded here:
- a CDS encoding Retrotransposon-derived protein PEG10, which gives rise to MATRSRSTACPPSPLDQGELGPAISATADEPTSLEPKVYREISLGQAISLILGLQNQILQLKRELEETKEATKEARDWMGAVDQALTCIEARGGAPHTPEDRKPPAVKATPRPLSKTNTFPAPSAPLVSWAVPSKAPPAFAQPTPVRAPLQVHTPPPPLPIRLRSPQVPQPAAPVAAYQTPVKVDHPDAYTGKIGNKARQWLTRMLAWVGLNQRMFPTDQEVLSFLLMNMKDVAGAWAHPHLDQLGSHRALIQLVNNFRTEFLAAFGNPDATQAAERQITHLTQTGTCAEYITKFRTIAMDLDWNDAALCGQFAQGLHWEVSRLIATRERRPTTLLELQNAALVIDNALREERASHPPKGNKSGTSSTTPNRGASTGQQATRPGRLSSDPNYVPEEERNRRRAEGLCIKCGKAGHKFAECCTGWKATPKEEGVKKEAAKIGKESGPESGKD
- a CDS encoding Retrotransposable element Tf2 protein, with product MLDGSSPQAGKIWKKAHLTFLFDGKRMTETFLICNTGSHAAILGIKWLENHNPKIDWNSRTLSFPHTPPEHIAIAEEEEADKNPLEGVPSKYHQYAKVFGEEEFNKLPPHRHYNIGIELTEEGPLNSPLYSMTDAESATLKDWLRDKLKAGKIRPSKSSISSPVMFVPKKDGSRWLVVDYCCLNNWTKKNIYPLPRPDDLMAQLRGAKIFTKLDLRWGYNNVRVKEGDKWKTAFRTKYGLYKSLVMTFGLTNAPATFQHFMNKLFKDLLDVCVIIYLNDILIYSKDDATHTQHVHEVLQRLMENQLFCKASKCTFHVTLVEYLGIIVLDKGFSLDKLKIQAVQDWPTPTKVKEVQSFLGFANFLRRFVANFSHMAQPLHNLVKKDTLWKWEAKEQEAFQGLKDAITNAPVLCHADPTKPYFLETDASGAALGSILSQRQEDGRLHPLGFLSKSFKGAEQNYDTHDKELLAIIRSFEYWRIFLEGTAHPITVFTDHRNLEYWKESRTFNRRHARWHLLLAGYNFQIVYRPGKQSGKPDALSRRLDHANIPPANQTMLPNPVFANVALVTPEKELQRQIEAALDQDKSLEEILQFLQNKSKAPPSIKRAFKDYQMEAGLLFYQGRIVVPNVGTLRTDLLQIFHDSPLAGHPGQQRTLELVSQNYYWPGIRADTYWHVDSCKTCQRI
- a CDS encoding integrase core domain protein, which gives rise to MIVDLPKDGNNDSILVIVDSFTKYVVLVECSKKLKALELADLFLRHVWKRYGMPEKTVLDQGRVFNNKFLRALYQRLGIDPHFSLAYHPQSDGQTERVNPTVEHFLRAYLGINQKDWVKWLPMAEFAYNNAVHSATGKTPFKALYGWEPALTPSNIPTDVPEADNLATQMEAQWREVEAALRQSKTRMTAGETGEPVTFKVGEEAWLDAKNVKLKTLSPKLTEQRLGPFKVTKKISDRAYRLELPPSMRIHNVFYVGLLSKVKRDNKRTFENQPPPITVDGEEEYEVEGITDMEKRGKEWFFRVKWKGYGSEENTWEPRENLKNAEKILKKFEKEMKEKALGAAKALRGGAVS
- a CDS encoding integrase core domain protein — its product is MLPAPIFANIAIVTPKKELQRQIEAALDQDKSLEEILQFLQNKSKAPPSIKQAFKDYQMEAGLLFYQGRIVVLDVGTLQTELLRIFHDSPLAGHLGRQCMLELISRDYYWPGIRADTYWHVDSCETCQRIWKPRYASIPLQPLELLSCPWQHVSYNMIVDLPKDGNNNSILVIVDSFTKYGIFVKCSKKLKATKLAELFLEHVWKRHSMPEKTVSDRGRVFNNKFLQALYKRLGIDPHFSLAYHPQSNGQTEQVNPSIEHFLRAYSGINQRDWTKWLPMAEFAYNNAVHNSTGKTLFKALYGWEPTVKSCN
- a CDS encoding Retrotransposable element Tf2 protein, producing MQKALHIKGIPEVSRPLHNLVKKDTPWRWDTREQEAFKGLKEAITNTLVLCHANPTKPYFLETDTSSTALGSILSQCQEDGCLHPLGFLLESFKGAKQNYNTHNKELLAIIHSFEYWQIFLEGTLHPITMFTNHRNLEYWKESRTFNRCHTQWHLLLAGYNFQIVYCPGKQSGKPDALSC